The Primulina tabacum isolate GXHZ01 chromosome 7, ASM2559414v2, whole genome shotgun sequence genome includes a window with the following:
- the LOC142551102 gene encoding calmodulin-binding transcription activator 5-like isoform X3 produces the protein MIISVVEFHYWKSVGNEERIHVYYAHGEDSPTFVRRCYWLLDKSLEHIVLVHYRETQEVSPDTSVNSNPSPAIFDPPASLPLLKEFDSALHRVYHDTSRSLLERHDSLTVKNHEQRLHEINTLEWDELLVLDDSHKLITQHDGKTSDFEQSNQNQINSYRIRDDGPTTNKVSPESSGSNVAGQVAGTYPIGYDVFGNLSYNMVGGEIVVDSTGLGPLSEIDSLNNVAKDGLQAQDSIGRWMSYIIADSPESVNNQAVESSISTGHQSFTSPRMDDRLSSALGQIFKITNISPGWAFSTEETKILVVGVFNEGCSPSTESNLFLACGDSIVPAEVVQAGVFQCSISPQTPGLVNLYLSFDGHKPVSQILTFEFRAPVVPIMTIPSENKTTWEGFQLQIRLSHLLFSSSKGLGIFSSKLLPNALKNAKAFSQKTSQLSDCLMYLTKAIQNYKMSLDEAKESLFEWTLQYRLHEWLLEKVVSGCKVSERDEQGQGVIHLCAILGYTWAIYPFSCSGLSLDYRDKFGWTALHWAAYYGREKMVATLLSAGAKPNLVTDPTAENPGGCTAADLASNNGYDGLAAYLAEKALVSHFKDMTLAGNVSGLLQTTTNEIVNTTTNEIVNSENFSEEESYLKDTLAAYRTAADAAARIQAAFREHSFKVRTKEVQTSNPEIEARNIVAAMRIQHAYRNYETRKKISAAARIQYRFRTWKMRKDFLNLRRQTIKIQAVFRAFQARKQYRKIVWSVGIFEKAVLRWRLKRKGFRGLQVQPDEIPEDPNQGNDVEEGFFQASRKQAEERVERSVVRVQAMFRSRRAQEEYRRMKLAHNQATLEYDGRFHPDTEMR, from the exons GTTGGTAATGAGGAAAGAATTCATGTATACTATGCACATGGAGAAGACAGCCCAACTTTTGTTCGCAGATGTTACTGGCTGTTGGACAA ATCTCTGGAACATATTGTCCTTGTGCATTATCGAGAAACACAAGAG GTTTCCCCTGACACATCTGTCAATTCCAATCCTAGTCCAGCTATCTTTGACCCACCTGCCTCTTTGCCTTtgttgaaagaatttgattctGCTCTTCATCGTGTATATCATGACACCAGCAGATCGCTTTTAg AGCGACATGACAGCTTGACTGTGAAAAACCACGAGCAGAGACTTCATGAGATAAACACACTTGAATGGGATGAACTTTTGGTGTTGGATGATTCACACAAGCTGATTACTCAACATGATG GAAAAACTTCAGATTTTGAGCAATCTAATCAAAATCAGATTAACAGTTACAGAATACGT GACGATGGTCCGACAACAAACAAGGTATCCCCAGAAAGTTCTGGAAGCAATGTTGCTGGACAAGTTGCTGGGACTTATCCCATTGGTTATGATGTTTTTGGTAATTTATCTTACAATATGGTGGGTGGTGAGATTGTTGTGGATTCAACTGGATTGGGGCCATTAAGTGAAATTGATTCTCTAAATAACGTGGCAAAAGATGGTCTGCAAGCTCAGGACAGTATAGGAAGGTGGATGAGCTACATCATTGCTGATTCTCCAGAATCAGTGAACAATCAGGCTGTGGAATCTTCAATCTCAACTGGCCACCAATCGTTTACGTCTCCGAGGATGGATGATCGTTTGTCATCTGCTCTAGGGCAAATATTTAAGATAACAAATATTTCACCTGGTTGGGCTTTTTCTACTGAAGAAACAAAG ATCTTGGTTGTTGGGGTTTTTAATGAAGGGTGCTCACCCAGCACAGAGTCCAATTTATTCCTTGCATGTGGAGATTCCATTGTCCCTGCTGAAGTTGTACAAGCTGGAGTATTTCAATGTTCAATTTCTCCTCAAACTCCAGGACTAGTGAATCTCTATCTGAGTTTTGATGGCCATAAACCAGTCAGCCAAATTTTGACCTTTGAATTTCGTGCTCCTGTAGTTCCCATTATGACAATTCCTTCGGAGAATAAAACTACTTGGGAAGGATTTCAGCTTCAAATTAGACTCTCTCATCTGTTGTTTTCATCATCCAAGGGCCTGGGAATCTTTTCCTCTAAGTTACTCCCAAATGCCTTAAAGAATGCAAAAGCTTTTAGTCAGAAAACATCACAACTCTCTGACTGTTTGATGTATTTGACCAAAGCAATCCAAAACTATAAGATGTCTCTTGACGAGGCAAAAGAAAGCTTGTTTGAATGGACTTTGCAATATAGACTGCATGAATGGTTGCTAGAAAAAGTGGTTTCAGGGTGCAAAGTTTCCGAACGTGATGAACAAGGTCAGGGCGTAATTCATTTGTGTGCCATCTTAGGTTATACGTGGGCAATTTACCCATTTTCATGTTCTGGCTTGTCATTGGATTATCGAGACAAATTTGGATGGACTGCCTTACACTGGGCTGCATATTATGGAAG GGAGAAAATGGTGGCGACCCTTTTATCTGCTGGTGCAAAGCCAAATTTAGTAACAGATCCGACTGCAGAAAACCCCGGAGGCTGCACTGCTGCTGATCTTGCTTCTAACAATGGGTATGATGGTTTGGCTGCTTATCTTGCTGAGAAGGCTTTAGTTTCTCATTTTAAAGATATGACATTGGCCGGAAATGTTAGTGGGTTGCTGCAAACTACCACTAATGAAATAGTGAACACTACCACTAATGAAATAGTGAACTCTGAGAACTTCAGTGAGGAGGAGTCTTATTTGAAGGATACTCTAGCGGCTTACAGGACAGCTGCTGATGCAGCAGCACGCATTCAGGCTGCATTCAGGGAGCACTCATTCAAAGTGCGGACCAAAGAAGTTCAGACATCAAATCCAGAAATCGAAGCACGCAACATAGTTGCAGCAATGAGGATCCAGCATGCTTACCGGAACTATGAGACACGCAAAAAAATTTCAGCTGCTGCGAGAATCCAATATAGGTTCCGCACTTGGAAGATGCGGAAGGATTTCCTCAACTTACGTCGTCAAACTATCAAAATCCAA GCCGTTTTCCGAGCTTTCCAAGCCAGGAAGCAGTATCGTAAGATTGTGTGGTCAGTTGGGATCTTTGAAAAAGCAGTACTGCGTTGGCGTTTAAAGAGAAAAGGGTTCCGAGGGCTTCAGGTTCAACCTGATGAAATTCCTGAAGATCCAAATCAAGGAAATGATGTGGAGGAAGGCTTCTTCCAAGCCAGCAGGAAACAAGCCGAGGAACGAGTTGAGAGATCTGTTGTAAGGGTCCAGGCAATGTTTAGATCGAGGCGAGCACAAGAAGAATATAGAAGAATGAAATTAGCGCATAATCAAGCCACG CTGGAATATGATGGACGTTTCCACCCGGACACTGAAATGCGATAA
- the LOC142551102 gene encoding calmodulin-binding transcription activator 5-like isoform X2, with the protein MMAEAKARWLRPNEIHAILCNNKYFTVNVKPVNLPKSGTIVLFDRKMFRNFRKDGYNWKKKKDGKTVKEAHEHLKVGNEERIHVYYAHGEDSPTFVRRCYWLLDKSLEHIVLVHYRETQEVSPDTSVNSNPSPAIFDPPASLPLLKEFDSALHRVYHDTSRSLLERHDSLTVKNHEQRLHEINTLEWDELLVLDDSHKLITQHDGKTSDFEQSNQNQINSYRIRDDGPTTNKVSPESSGSNVAGQVAGTYPIGYDVFGNLSYNMVGGEIVVDSTGLGPLSEIDSLNNVAKDGLQAQDSIGRWMSYIIADSPESVNNQAVESSISTGHQSFTSPRMDDRLSSALGQIFKITNISPGWAFSTEETKILVVGVFNEGCSPSTESNLFLACGDSIVPAEVVQAGVFQCSISPQTPGLVNLYLSFDGHKPVSQILTFEFRAPVVPIMTIPSENKTTWEGFQLQIRLSHLLFSSSKGLGIFSSKLLPNALKNAKAFSQKTSQLSDCLMYLTKAIQNYKMSLDEAKESLFEWTLQYRLHEWLLEKVVSGCKVSERDEQGQGVIHLCAILGYTWAIYPFSCSGLSLDYRDKFGWTALHWAAYYGREKMVATLLSAGAKPNLVTDPTAENPGGCTAADLASNNGYDGLAAYLAEKALVSHFKDMTLAGNVSGLLQTTTNEIVNTTTNEIVNSENFSEEESYLKDTLAAYRTAADAAARIQAAFREHSFKVRTKEVQTSNPEIEARNIVAAMRIQHAYRNYETRKKISAAARIQYRFRTWKMRKDFLNLRRQTIKIQAVFRAFQARKQYRKIVWSVGIFEKAVLRWRLKRKGFRGLQVQPDEIPEDPNQGNDVEEGFFQASRKQAEERVERSVVRVQAMFRSRRAQEEYRRMKLAHNQATLEYDGRFHPDTEMR; encoded by the exons GTTGGTAATGAGGAAAGAATTCATGTATACTATGCACATGGAGAAGACAGCCCAACTTTTGTTCGCAGATGTTACTGGCTGTTGGACAA ATCTCTGGAACATATTGTCCTTGTGCATTATCGAGAAACACAAGAG GTTTCCCCTGACACATCTGTCAATTCCAATCCTAGTCCAGCTATCTTTGACCCACCTGCCTCTTTGCCTTtgttgaaagaatttgattctGCTCTTCATCGTGTATATCATGACACCAGCAGATCGCTTTTAg AGCGACATGACAGCTTGACTGTGAAAAACCACGAGCAGAGACTTCATGAGATAAACACACTTGAATGGGATGAACTTTTGGTGTTGGATGATTCACACAAGCTGATTACTCAACATGATG GAAAAACTTCAGATTTTGAGCAATCTAATCAAAATCAGATTAACAGTTACAGAATACGT GACGATGGTCCGACAACAAACAAGGTATCCCCAGAAAGTTCTGGAAGCAATGTTGCTGGACAAGTTGCTGGGACTTATCCCATTGGTTATGATGTTTTTGGTAATTTATCTTACAATATGGTGGGTGGTGAGATTGTTGTGGATTCAACTGGATTGGGGCCATTAAGTGAAATTGATTCTCTAAATAACGTGGCAAAAGATGGTCTGCAAGCTCAGGACAGTATAGGAAGGTGGATGAGCTACATCATTGCTGATTCTCCAGAATCAGTGAACAATCAGGCTGTGGAATCTTCAATCTCAACTGGCCACCAATCGTTTACGTCTCCGAGGATGGATGATCGTTTGTCATCTGCTCTAGGGCAAATATTTAAGATAACAAATATTTCACCTGGTTGGGCTTTTTCTACTGAAGAAACAAAG ATCTTGGTTGTTGGGGTTTTTAATGAAGGGTGCTCACCCAGCACAGAGTCCAATTTATTCCTTGCATGTGGAGATTCCATTGTCCCTGCTGAAGTTGTACAAGCTGGAGTATTTCAATGTTCAATTTCTCCTCAAACTCCAGGACTAGTGAATCTCTATCTGAGTTTTGATGGCCATAAACCAGTCAGCCAAATTTTGACCTTTGAATTTCGTGCTCCTGTAGTTCCCATTATGACAATTCCTTCGGAGAATAAAACTACTTGGGAAGGATTTCAGCTTCAAATTAGACTCTCTCATCTGTTGTTTTCATCATCCAAGGGCCTGGGAATCTTTTCCTCTAAGTTACTCCCAAATGCCTTAAAGAATGCAAAAGCTTTTAGTCAGAAAACATCACAACTCTCTGACTGTTTGATGTATTTGACCAAAGCAATCCAAAACTATAAGATGTCTCTTGACGAGGCAAAAGAAAGCTTGTTTGAATGGACTTTGCAATATAGACTGCATGAATGGTTGCTAGAAAAAGTGGTTTCAGGGTGCAAAGTTTCCGAACGTGATGAACAAGGTCAGGGCGTAATTCATTTGTGTGCCATCTTAGGTTATACGTGGGCAATTTACCCATTTTCATGTTCTGGCTTGTCATTGGATTATCGAGACAAATTTGGATGGACTGCCTTACACTGGGCTGCATATTATGGAAG GGAGAAAATGGTGGCGACCCTTTTATCTGCTGGTGCAAAGCCAAATTTAGTAACAGATCCGACTGCAGAAAACCCCGGAGGCTGCACTGCTGCTGATCTTGCTTCTAACAATGGGTATGATGGTTTGGCTGCTTATCTTGCTGAGAAGGCTTTAGTTTCTCATTTTAAAGATATGACATTGGCCGGAAATGTTAGTGGGTTGCTGCAAACTACCACTAATGAAATAGTGAACACTACCACTAATGAAATAGTGAACTCTGAGAACTTCAGTGAGGAGGAGTCTTATTTGAAGGATACTCTAGCGGCTTACAGGACAGCTGCTGATGCAGCAGCACGCATTCAGGCTGCATTCAGGGAGCACTCATTCAAAGTGCGGACCAAAGAAGTTCAGACATCAAATCCAGAAATCGAAGCACGCAACATAGTTGCAGCAATGAGGATCCAGCATGCTTACCGGAACTATGAGACACGCAAAAAAATTTCAGCTGCTGCGAGAATCCAATATAGGTTCCGCACTTGGAAGATGCGGAAGGATTTCCTCAACTTACGTCGTCAAACTATCAAAATCCAA GCCGTTTTCCGAGCTTTCCAAGCCAGGAAGCAGTATCGTAAGATTGTGTGGTCAGTTGGGATCTTTGAAAAAGCAGTACTGCGTTGGCGTTTAAAGAGAAAAGGGTTCCGAGGGCTTCAGGTTCAACCTGATGAAATTCCTGAAGATCCAAATCAAGGAAATGATGTGGAGGAAGGCTTCTTCCAAGCCAGCAGGAAACAAGCCGAGGAACGAGTTGAGAGATCTGTTGTAAGGGTCCAGGCAATGTTTAGATCGAGGCGAGCACAAGAAGAATATAGAAGAATGAAATTAGCGCATAATCAAGCCACG CTGGAATATGATGGACGTTTCCACCCGGACACTGAAATGCGATAA